In the Candidatus Delongbacteria bacterium genome, TAAATACTTCCTATTTAGTTTAGTTGACAGATATTTCACCATCTAACTTTCTAAATACGAAGTCTCTTGGAAGATTGAAGTATGTTGCGACCAGATTTTACAATGTCAGGAGGTGCTCGAGGAGACAATTTTTCAGATATGCCTGTAAATCTAAAAAACTCCTCCACGAGCTGTTCGTGAATGAAAATATTATCAATATTCAAAGTTAAGTCATTGAATGATAAAAGGTATGAATCTAAAATCTTGAATTCAGTTTTTTTTATATCACAGCAAGTACAAACACTTCCACTGCAACAATTATCTGTTTTAGAAAATAGCGAAGTACCAATATACTTACCACCCATAAAATGATGATCTAGAGCAAAACCTCCCAGATAAGGGAGCATTATTACAAGCTCAATAAGAACTATTATTTTTACAAAAGTCCTTTTCATAAAAAGAAAGTACTTATATAATACAATATTTGTCAAGATAAAAAATACAGGAATTTCTTCAATCAAAATAAACATGAAATATCTAATTTTTAGAAAATGTTATTTAACTTTTTTACTTAAATTTACCAGTACAAATTATTAATGCAAATCTTTTAGAATTCAAGACAAGTTCTCAAATTTTAATAATATTTTTTTCTAAGAATTCTTTTGTAGCAAAAGTAATCAAAATTTTAGTTCTTCAGAAAATTGAACCAGCTACAATAATCTTGCAATTTAAACTTAAGTTTTGAATTTGTTTCGTAAGGATAGCAAAAATACTAAGAAAATTATCAGTATAGAAATAGTTACTACAGGGAAATAGGACAACCCAAATTTATCAATTATATATCCTGTAAATGGAGGTATGGCGATTCCACCAAAGCCAGCAAAAATAAAAATATTACCTGTTCTTTTTCCTTCAAGAGAGTAGATGTTATTTCCTATAGTATAAAGAGTAGGAAAAATTACGGATAAAAATAAGCCAGATAAGAAGACTGATGTTAATAATAAAATAGTGCTATCAAAGTAGATAATTACAAATGGTAATATCAGTGCAAACAGAGAAATGGTTAGAATTCTATTTGCAGAAAATTTAGATATTAGAAGTGAAAGCAAAAATCTTCCCAGAGTAAGAGAAAACCAAAATATTCCTGGGAGTAGTTCAGCTAATTCTGAGGGTAGATCTCTTATAATTCCAATTGTTGAAAGCCAGCCTGAAAAGGTTAACTCTAATCCTACATATAGAAAAAATAATGTATAAAAAAGATAGATCGAATTATCACTTAGTTGTTTTGTATTTTCACTTGCTTCGAAAGAATTAATTTTTGTTTCTAAATTGAAAAATATTGAAGGAAATACTACAAGTGATATAATTAAGAAAGTTATGAAGTCTGACTTGAAAAAATAGAAAGAGGAGGTGATTATTATAGGAATAATTATATTTCCTAATCCATAGCTAAAATGTGAAATGGTTATTTTCTTAGCAGCCATCTTCCCCCATATTGATAGTATTGCAGAATTCCCACCACTGTTCAAATAACCTTGAACAAGACCAATAACGAAAGACACAACAAGTTGAAAAAGATAACTTTTAAACTCAGGTAAAAGAAGAATCGATATTATGAAAACCAATAAAAATAACTTTGCAAGTTTTGAATAGGAAAGACTAAAAAATTTTAGATACAGAAGTGATGATCCCGCAATAGCACCAGTTGCAAAAGCAGATATAAGAAAACCTGATTCTGTTATAGTTGAATTACTATGTTCAGCAAGGAAAGGTAGTAAGGGTCCAAGTAGTCCAGCCATCATTCCAATATTGATAAAAAGATAATAAAACTTTTTAGTTACAAAATCTTTGTCATTACTCGTGTAAAAAAATCTTAAACTCATTTAACCCACCATAAAAAAAGCCCCTTACGGGGCTTGATTACTAATTGTTTAAATTCCAAAAGTCAATTTCTGTCGGTCCGATAGGCATCGTAATAGATTTGTCTTCTCTACCTTTTTTAACAGTTTCAGCTTTCTCTTGATCGTACCACCAAAGAGATAGTAAAGAATTCCAGTCGCCTGTATACGATATTACTGAAGCCGGCATACCAAATTTATTCCAGTAAGCAGCTCTCATAGTGTATGGTGAATACCAGCCATATGCATAATGAACAGTTTCCGAAACAATTTTATCAACTTCTTTAAGAAGTTTTACTCTTTGAGCAGCATCAAAACAAACATTGTATTCTTCACAAATTTCATCAACTCTTGCATTTTTAAAGCCAGTGATATTTGTTGTATTGTCAGGATCTGCTGTATTTGAATGTAGTGAACTTTCAGGATTTGGGAAAAATAATCCACCCCAAGAAACATTAAGTAGTTTAAATCTACGTTCGTTCATAGCTGAAGATATTGAATTATAATCTGCAATTTTCAGGTTGAGTTTGATTCCAGATTTTTTCAAATCTTCCTGATAAGGTGTGAAAATTCTTTCACGTCCCTGATCAATCATAAAATCGAGTTCAAGTATCTCACCATTTCCGTTGATTCTATAACCCTCTTCATTTCTGTTTTTCCATCCAGCTTCATCAAGAAGTTTATTTGCTTCTTCAGGATTATAATATGTAACAAAATTATCCTCATTAGCATAAATTGAACCTGGATATCCAGATGTTATTCGTTTGTACTCTTTGAAGAAAAGCGTTTCAATTAATTGGTCGATATTCCAAAGCATCGCAAAAGCTTTTCTAATTTTAATATCATCAAATGGAGCTTTTCTCATATTAAAAGCAAGACCAGAAATACCCTGAGCTTTTTTATTGAAAACTTTAACTTTCTGAACAAGACCACGAGTTAGCTCTTCAAAAGGTGGTTCGGGATTTTCAATATTAAACTCATTTACCCACCACTGAGCTCTACCTATATTATAGAAATCAATATCACCTTTTTTGAATTTTTCTTTTTCAAGAACTTCATCTCTAATGATTACAATATTGATAAGATCAAAATTGTTAGCACCAATGTTTCCTCTTGAGTTTTCAGCCCAATAATCAGATCTTCTTCTTATTGAGATTTTTTGACCTTTAACTGTATTTGCATCATCTAATACATATGGACCTGTTCCAGGAAGCATGTTCCATTGATATTTTTCAAGATATCCTTTACCATCAATTTTCTTTAAATGGTGAGAAGGATAGATACTCATTGAAGCTCCAAAATATAGGAAAAGTCTCCAGTTCAACTCTTTTGCTTTTACTTTTACGATATACTTAGATACAATTTCAGGTTCTTCATATTTTCCGTATAATTGAGTATCGTATGGAGATAGAATTCCTTCATCCATATGTAGTTTCCATGTAGATAGGATATCATCTGCTACAACTGGTTTCCCATCACTCCATCTAGCATTTGGATCAATTCTAAACCAAAAAGTTTGTTTGTCATCTTCAATTTTCCAATGAGAAGCCAATGCAGGAGTAAATTCAAGTGTTTTAGGATCCATAGATACAAGACCTTCGT is a window encoding:
- a CDS encoding MFS transporter, giving the protein MSLRFFYTSNDKDFVTKKFYYLFINIGMMAGLLGPLLPFLAEHSNSTITESGFLISAFATGAIAGSSLLYLKFFSLSYSKLAKLFLLVFIISILLLPEFKSYLFQLVVSFVIGLVQGYLNSGGNSAILSIWGKMAAKKITISHFSYGLGNIIIPIIITSSFYFFKSDFITFLIISLVVFPSIFFNLETKINSFEASENTKQLSDNSIYLFYTLFFLYVGLELTFSGWLSTIGIIRDLPSELAELLPGIFWFSLTLGRFLLSLLISKFSANRILTISLFALILPFVIIYFDSTILLLTSVFLSGLFLSVIFPTLYTIGNNIYSLEGKRTGNIFIFAGFGGIAIPPFTGYIIDKFGLSYFPVVTISILIIFLVFLLSLRNKFKT